In Leptotrichia sp. OH3620_COT-345, the sequence AGGAAGAATTTCAGATGCTGTAGATTGTTATGATCTGGCGATTTTTCTGGATTTTGATATATATACGGCACATATTGATTTTGCAAGGAAATACGAACATATGGGAAGACACAAAAAAGCATTAAAAGAATTTAAGGCTGCATTTGAAATAGATTCAAGGGATGAAGGATTGATTGAAAAAATAAAATATATTGAAAATAAATGCAGGACAACAGGACAGTGTGATATGAAATTTGATGAAAGAAATTATCTGGTAACATCTGATAAATTGGTATTTAATATATAGAGAAGTACAATAAATTGAGCCGATCGGATGGCTCGTTTTTATTTGTAAAAATTTATGAATTGAAAGGGAGAAAACAATGGTAAATTTAGTTTGTGAGGCGATAATACCTGACGGACCTATGAAAGAAGTGGAAGAAATTGAAAATAGTATAAGAACTATATACAGAAAAACAATATGGTCAAAATTTGTAAAAGCGATAAATGATTATAATCTTATAGAAAATGGAGATAAAATAGCCATTGGAGTATCAGGAGGTAAAGACAGTCTGTTACTTGTGAAATTATTTCATGAACTCAAAAAAGACAGAAGTAAGAATTTTGAATTTAAAGCGGTAAGCTTAAATCCCGGATTTAGAGAATCGGATCTTGAAAATTTTAAAAAAAATCTGGAAAAATTGAATATAAACTGTGCAATAATAGATACAAATATATGGGAAATTGCCAATGAAAAAGCTCAGGATTATCCATGCTTTTTATGTGCTAAAATGAGAAGAGGGATTCTTTACAGGAAAGTCGAAGAATTTGGGTATAATAAACTGACCTTAGGGCATCATTTTGATGATGTAATAGAAACTACAATGATAAATATGCTATATGCAGGAACTGTAAAAACAATGACTCCAAAAGTAAAATCAACTTCTGGGAATCTTTCATTAATAAGACCCCTGATTTATGTAAGGGAAGAAGATATTATAAATTATACAAAAAGAAATGGAATAAGAGCGATGAATTGCGGTTGTACAATAGAGGCCGGAAAAACTTCAAGTAAAAGGCGTGAAGTGAAAGAAATGTTAGCAGCTCTGGAAGAAAAAAATCCCGGTATAAAGCAAAGTATATTTAATTCTATGAAAAATATAAATTTGGAATATGTTTTTGGATATACGTCAGGAAATAAAAATAAAATGTAATGAATATAAATTTATAAAGATTCTACAAGTGTTGTAAATACTATAAGAAAATATTTTTCTTCTTGCATTATTTATAAAAATAAGGTAAAATTATTTTGATAGTAAAAATATATTATTTTTAATTTCAAATTTTAATATATTTTTTATTACAAATATTTTTAAAGTTTGAAGGAAGGATTTTTTATGCATTTATTAACAGCTCCGATTAATATTCCAATGAAAATAATTAAAATAAAAGTTGACAGTGCTCAGAAAAAAAGACTTTCCGGTATGGGACTTGTTGAAAATGGCAGTGTTTCAATTGTATCGGAAAGTTCAGGAAATTTAATTGTCAATGTTAAAGATATCAGAATAGGAATCGGAAAAGAAATTGCACAGAAAATTGTAGTTGTACCTGAGTAGTTTTTTAAACAAATTATTTATCAAAATATAAAAAATATTTAAACAGGAGGTAGAGCAATGATAACGCTGAAAGAATCTGAAGTTGATAAAAATTACATAGTAAAGAAAATATCAGGTTCGGGCTCATTTAAAAGAAGAATTATGGATATGGGGATTACAAAAAATACGGAACTTTATGTTAGAAAAGTAGCACCATTAGGAGATCCTGTACAGATATCCGTTAGGGGATATGAACTGAGTCTTAGAAAAGAAGATGCAGAATGTGTGGAAATAGAACTTATAAATCTTTAAAAAAATGACAGTAAAAAAGGAGAGAAAAATGAGTATAACCATAGCTTTAGCAGGTAATCCGAACAGTGGTAAAACAACTTTGTTTAATGCATTGACAGGCTCTAATCAGTACGTAGGAAACTGGCCGGGAGTTACTGTGGAAAAAAAGACAGGACTGTATAAGAAAAATAAAGAAATAAAAATAACTGATTTACCGGGTATTTATTCCCTTTCACCTTATACTCCTGAAGAAATAATAAGCAGGGAGTATCTTATAAATGAAAAACCGGATGTAATATTAAATATAGTGGATGCATCCAATATAGAAAGAAACCTTTATTTATCCACTCAACTGTCAGAAATAGGTATTCCTATGGTGATAGTATTTAATATGATGGATGTTGTGGAAAAAAATGGAGATAAAATAGATACAAATAAATTGGAGGAAGTTCTTGGTTGTCCGATTATTGAAATATCTGCTTTAAAAAACAGAAATATTGATAAGGTAATTGAAAAATCCCTTGAAGTTTCTAAAAAGAAAAATCAGTCACATATCAAGTCTTTTAATAATGAAATAGAAAAAATAATTACAAAAATAGAAAATATAATTTTAAATTCGACTTTTGAAGAACATAAAAGATGGTATGCAGTTAAGTTATTTGAAAGGGATGAAAAATCTACTCAAAAATTGAATTTATCAGAAGCTGAAAAAAAAGATATAAATGAAATAATTGAAAAAGCCGAGTCAGATTTTGGCGATGACGGAGAAGGTATTATTACGGATGCCCGTTATACTTTTATATCGGACATTATGGGAAAGACGTTATCAAAAGGAAGAAAAGGTCTTACAATGAGTGATAAGGTAGATAAATTACTTACAAACCGTATACTTGCTTTGCCTATTTTTGTAATAATAATGTTTTTAGTTTATTATGTGTCAATCACTGTTGTCGGTGGAGGAGTTACTGACTGGGTAAATGATACATTTTTTGGAGAAATTGTTGGAGGAAATGCTGCGAATCTTCTTGAAAAACTTGAAGTTGCACCATGGCTTTCAAGTCTTGTAGTTGACGGAATAATAGGAGGTATCGGAGCTGTACTTGGATTTCTTCCTATAATTACGACATTGTATATATTTATGGCAATATTGGAAGATATAGGATATATGTCGAGAATAGCATTTATTTTGGATAGAATATTCCGTAAATTTGGTCTTTCAGGAAAATCTTTCATTCCTATTCTCATAGGGACAGGTTGTTCAGTTCCGGGAATTATGGCTACAAGAACTATTGAAAACGAAAGTGACAGACGGATGACTATTATAGTAGCTTCATTTATGCCGTGCGGGGCGAAAACGGAAATAATAGCACTTTTCTCAGCTTCTATTTTTGCAGGGTATAAAGGTTGGTGGTTTGCTCCTGTATGTTATTTTGCAGGAATTTTGGCAGTAGCAGTTTCAGGTATAATATTGAAAAAAACAAGAAATTTTTCAGGAAATCCTGCTCCTTTTGTAATGGAATTACCTGAATATCATCTTCCTTTATTTTCAAATATTGCAAGAACAGTCTGGGATAGAGTAAAGGCATTTATAATAAAAGCGGGAACGGTTATTTTATTGGCTTCCATAGTAATATGGTTTTTGCAGAACATATCTACCAACTTTGAGTTTGTAGAATTTTCTGAAGGCAGTCATTCCATTCTTGAAACAATAGGAAGAATAATTGCTCCGGTGTTTGCACCTGCAGGATTTGGACATTGGGCGGCAACTGTGGCTACAATGAGCGGATTAGTGGCAAAAGAAGTAGTAGTGTCTACTTTCGGTGTTGTCGCAGGGTTAGGTGATGCAGGAGCTGATGATCCTGCTATGATAGAATATGCAAACTCTATATTTACTCCTGTATCGGCATTAAGCTTTATGTTGTTTAATCAGTTATGTATTCCATGCTTTGCGGCAGTAGGAGCAATAAGAGAAGAAATGAACAGCGGAAAATGGACATGGTTTACTATTACATATCAGATGCTGTTTTCCTATGCAGTTGCATTGATAGTATTTCAATTGGGGAATGTGTTTGTATTGGGAGAAAATCTGACTGTTTGGACTTTTGTTGCGGCAGCTGTCCTCATATTTATGCTTTATATGATGTTTAAAAAAGTTCAACAGCCCGGAGAAATTAAGAAAATAAAAACAAAAGAAGTTAATGTGTAAGTGCCGAAATTGAATAAAGTGCTCAGGAAAGGGGAAAAAATGGAAAGTTTATCAACATTAATTGTATTTTTAATAATTGTGGCGATCTCAATTCTTGCAATTAAAAAAATAAGAAAAAGCGGAGGTTGCAGCTGCGGGGAAAAAAGTTGCAAATCATTTTCCCGTTGTAATAAACAGTGGAAGAAATAGTTTTTTCATGAAGACTTATTGACATCCTAATACTTTTAACTATTGACTGTAAATTTTTTAACTTTCAAAAATAATTATTATGATTGAAAAAGTTAAATTTACTATATCCGGATAGCTGTTTTTCTGTTCAACATAATTCTGTATTTTTCCGGGGAAATTTAAGAATCAATGTAAAATGGTTTTAAATATAAATGTAATTAAATTGTAATTATAAATAAAAATATAAAATTAAAGTAAAAACCAAAGTCCGATATTCAAATTATTTCAACGAAAAAAACGGAAATGAGGATAAGAAATCATTATTTGAACAGAGTAAGTGAGTATTTCTGTGTATGAAATAATTTGAATTGAACAGCTTTTCGGTGTAACTTTTTTTCTAAAAAAGATTGATCAAAAATTTGAACTGAATTTTTTTCAAAAGATTCGGTTCTTTTTATATTCTTTAGATTAACCGTTGAATAAATGAAAAAAAATTGCTATAATCATAAAATAAATGAATAGCAGAGTTTTTTATAAAAAATTATAAAAATGTTGTAGAAATAAGGAGGAGAGATGATATCATTAATATTGGCTGCAGGAAAAGGAACGAGAATGAAGTCCGAAAAACCGAAAGTTCTGCATGAAGTAAATGGGATGCCTATGTTAAAGAGAGTTTTAAAAGTAATGGAAAATATCGGAACAGAAAATAACATATTTATTTTAGGACATAAAAAAGATGAAGTTTTAAAAGTAATGGGAGATATAGAGTATGTTGAGCAGAAAGAACAATTGGGAACGGGTCATGCAGTTCTGATGGCAAAAGACAAACTTGAAAAATGTAAGGACGATGTTTTAATAACATATGGAGATGCTCCTTTACTTAAGGAGGAAACGTTGAATAAAATGAAAGAGCAGTTTTATACTAAAAATCTTGACTGTATACTTCTTTCATGTAAAGTAAGCGTTCCTTTCGGATACGGCAGAATAATAAAAAAAGACGGAAATGTAGTTAATGTTATTGAAGAAAAAGAAGCTGATGAAGAAGAAAAAAAAATAAACGAAGTAAATACAGGAGTGTACATTTTTAAATATGACAGCCTGATGGAAGTTATCGGGAAAATAAATAATAATAATTTAAAAGGAGAATATTATCTAACGGATACTATTAAAATTTTATCTGATATGGGATATAAGCTGGAAAGTTATCAAATAGAAGATGAAGAAGAAGTTTTAGGGGTAAATTCCAAAGCTCAGTTGGCTCAGGCATCTAAAATATTGAGAAATAGGAAAAATAATTATCTTATGGATAATGGAGTAATAATTATAGATCCTGATACGACATATATAGAAGAGCAAGTTGTAATAGGTGAAGATACTGTGATTTATCCAAATATAATTATTCAAGGAAATACTGAAATAGGGAGAAATTGTAAAATATTCGGAAATACAAGAATAGAAAATTCAGTAATTGCGGATAATGTTAAAATAGAATCTTCTCTTATAGAACAGTCGAATCTTGAAGAAGGAGTAACGGTAGGTCCTTTTGCTCATTTAAGACCTAAAACTTACTTGAAAAAAAATGTACATGTAGGAAATTTTGTGGAAATAAAAAATTCTGTATTGGAAGAAGGAGTGAAAGCAGGACATTTAACTTATCTGGGAGATTCTGAAGTGGGGAGAGATACAAATATCGGTGCCGGAACAATTACATGTAATTATGACGGAAAAAAGAAGCACAAAACAATAATTGGAGAAAAAGCATTTATAGGAAGTAACTCAACCATTGTTGCACCTGTAGAAATTGGGGAAAAAGCATTTACTGCTGCAGGA encodes:
- a CDS encoding FeoB-associated Cys-rich membrane protein, with the protein product MESLSTLIVFLIIVAISILAIKKIRKSGGCSCGEKSCKSFSRCNKQWKK
- a CDS encoding ATP-binding protein, whose product is MVNLVCEAIIPDGPMKEVEEIENSIRTIYRKTIWSKFVKAINDYNLIENGDKIAIGVSGGKDSLLLVKLFHELKKDRSKNFEFKAVSLNPGFRESDLENFKKNLEKLNINCAIIDTNIWEIANEKAQDYPCFLCAKMRRGILYRKVEEFGYNKLTLGHHFDDVIETTMINMLYAGTVKTMTPKVKSTSGNLSLIRPLIYVREEDIINYTKRNGIRAMNCGCTIEAGKTSSKRREVKEMLAALEEKNPGIKQSIFNSMKNINLEYVFGYTSGNKNKM
- a CDS encoding FeoA domain-containing protein, which encodes MHLLTAPINIPMKIIKIKVDSAQKKRLSGMGLVENGSVSIVSESSGNLIVNVKDIRIGIGKEIAQKIVVVPE
- the feoB gene encoding ferrous iron transport protein B — encoded protein: MSITIALAGNPNSGKTTLFNALTGSNQYVGNWPGVTVEKKTGLYKKNKEIKITDLPGIYSLSPYTPEEIISREYLINEKPDVILNIVDASNIERNLYLSTQLSEIGIPMVIVFNMMDVVEKNGDKIDTNKLEEVLGCPIIEISALKNRNIDKVIEKSLEVSKKKNQSHIKSFNNEIEKIITKIENIILNSTFEEHKRWYAVKLFERDEKSTQKLNLSEAEKKDINEIIEKAESDFGDDGEGIITDARYTFISDIMGKTLSKGRKGLTMSDKVDKLLTNRILALPIFVIIMFLVYYVSITVVGGGVTDWVNDTFFGEIVGGNAANLLEKLEVAPWLSSLVVDGIIGGIGAVLGFLPIITTLYIFMAILEDIGYMSRIAFILDRIFRKFGLSGKSFIPILIGTGCSVPGIMATRTIENESDRRMTIIVASFMPCGAKTEIIALFSASIFAGYKGWWFAPVCYFAGILAVAVSGIILKKTRNFSGNPAPFVMELPEYHLPLFSNIARTVWDRVKAFIIKAGTVILLASIVIWFLQNISTNFEFVEFSEGSHSILETIGRIIAPVFAPAGFGHWAATVATMSGLVAKEVVVSTFGVVAGLGDAGADDPAMIEYANSIFTPVSALSFMLFNQLCIPCFAAVGAIREEMNSGKWTWFTITYQMLFSYAVALIVFQLGNVFVLGENLTVWTFVAAAVLIFMLYMMFKKVQQPGEIKKIKTKEVNV
- the glmU gene encoding bifunctional UDP-N-acetylglucosamine diphosphorylase/glucosamine-1-phosphate N-acetyltransferase GlmU is translated as MISLILAAGKGTRMKSEKPKVLHEVNGMPMLKRVLKVMENIGTENNIFILGHKKDEVLKVMGDIEYVEQKEQLGTGHAVLMAKDKLEKCKDDVLITYGDAPLLKEETLNKMKEQFYTKNLDCILLSCKVSVPFGYGRIIKKDGNVVNVIEEKEADEEEKKINEVNTGVYIFKYDSLMEVIGKINNNNLKGEYYLTDTIKILSDMGYKLESYQIEDEEEVLGVNSKAQLAQASKILRNRKNNYLMDNGVIIIDPDTTYIEEQVVIGEDTVIYPNIIIQGNTEIGRNCKIFGNTRIENSVIADNVKIESSLIEQSNLEEGVTVGPFAHLRPKTYLKKNVHVGNFVEIKNSVLEEGVKAGHLTYLGDSEVGRDTNIGAGTITCNYDGKKKHKTIIGEKAFIGSNSTIVAPVEIGEKAFTAAGSTITKKVPEKALAFGRARQTNKEGWDK
- a CDS encoding ferrous iron transport protein A → MITLKESEVDKNYIVKKISGSGSFKRRIMDMGITKNTELYVRKVAPLGDPVQISVRGYELSLRKEDAECVEIELINL